In a single window of the Elaeis guineensis isolate ETL-2024a chromosome 6, EG11, whole genome shotgun sequence genome:
- the LOC140858850 gene encoding uncharacterized protein — translation MKETENIFNYFSWILVIVNQLKRNGEKINDVRVVEKILRSLTPRFEHIVIAIEEANDVDTLSINALMANTEKILQSKVEGKDQKGKDQGQSQAFRDASSNIRGGGNNYHGRGRGRGRSHGRGGYNGGRGRTPNFNNGRGGRTAECWNNEQSNYSESKNQEGEPTLLLACQQNGDLKNVWFLDSGATNHMCGRKDLFMELQEGVHGDVKFGDFSKVSVKGRGKIVIQQKNDGEEQDVSSSLKDRFSKMLASGYQEPFLALASQAWIFKFWKFEIAI, via the exons ATGAAGGAGACGGAGAATATCTTCAACTACTTTTCTTGGATATTGGTTATCGTAAACCAATTGAAGAGGAATGGAGAGAAGATAAATGATGTTCGAGTGGTGGAGAAGATACTTCGATCTTTGACACCGAGGTTTGAGCATATTGTTATCGCTATTGAAGAAGCTAATGATGTGGATACTCTATCCATCAATGCGTTGATGG CTAATACAGAGAAAATACTTCAATCAAAGGTGGAGGGGAAAGATCAAAAAGGAAAGGATCAAGGGCAATCTCAAGCATTTCGAGATGCTAGTAGCAACATAAGAGGTGGTGGCAACAACTACCATGGTCGTGGTCGTGGTCGAGGCCGTAGTCATGGTCGAGGaggctacaatggtggaagaggcCGAACTCCAAATTTCAACAATGGAAGAGGTGGTAGAACAG CTGAGTGTTGGAACAATGAGCAAAGCAACTACTCTGAATCCAAAAACCAAGAAGGAGAGCCAACTCTTCTTTTGGCATGCCAACAAAATGGAGACTTGAAGAATGTGTGGTTTCTTGACTCAGGAGCCACAAACCACATGTGTGGAAGAAAAGACCTATTCATGGAGTTGCAAGAAGGGGTGCATGGTGATGTGAAGTTTGGGGATTTCTCCAAAGTTTCCGTTAAAGGAAGAGGCAAGATCGTGATTCAACAAAAGAATG ATGGCGAAGAACAGGATGTTTCCTCTTCTCTTAAAGACAGATTCTCAAAAATGCTTGCAAGTGGATATCAAGAACCCTTCTTGGCTTTGGCATCTCAAGCTTGGATATTTAAATTTTGGAAGTTTGAAATTGCTATCTAA
- the LOC105046494 gene encoding protein neprosin-like: MKMYVSMSYGLVVLLLLIISLWCIEAKMQQLEVQQLLKRLNKPAVKSIKSPDGDIIDCVRIYDQPAFDHPLLKNHTIQMRPSFPPSGLLDENEESSSIPQLWHQNGRCPEDTIPIRRTKKDDVLRANSVERYGKKSPGTIPNPTPSYSQVFLNGHEFAIVFARGGKYYGAKATINVWNPTLEQTYEFSMSELWLIAGHTEQLDAVEVGWHVNPGLYGDNRTRLFTLWTNDSFRSTGCYNLDCSGFIQVNKDIALGAVISPISSYGGPQYEITLLIWKDPKSGNWWLQYENLSPLGYWPSSLFRYLSDSASLIEWGGEALDLKSNGGHTSTKMGSGHFPGEGFGKASYFRDIQIADQSNHFQAPQGINNFITRPSCYDVRHADKGYIYYGGPGRNPNCP, from the exons aTGAAGATGTATGTCAGCATGAGCTATGGTTTGGTGGTGTTATTGCTTCTGATAATCTCCTTATGGTGCATCGAGGCCAAGATGCAGCAACTAGAGGTTCAACAGCTCCTGAAGCGATTGAATAAACCTGCCGTCAAGAGTATTAAG agcccagACGGAGATATCATAGACTGTGTCCGTATCTATGATCAGCCAGCCTTTGATCATCCTTTGCTCAAAAATCACACTATCCAG ATGAGGCCAAGTTTTCCCCCATCAGGCCTGCTTGATGAGAATGAGGAAAGTAGCTCCATACCTCAGCTTTGGCATCAAAATGGGAGGTGCCCCGAGGACACCATCCCTATTAGGAGGACCAAGAAAGATGATGTGTTGAGAGCCAACTCTGTCGAAAGATATGGGAAGAAGAGCCCAGGGACAATCCCAAATCCCACTCCTTCATATTCGCAAGTGTTTCTCAATGGACATGAG TTTGCGATTGTTTTTGCAAGGGGCGGTAAGTACTATGGCGCAAAGGCAACCATAAATGTGTGGAACCCTACGCTGGAACAGACATATGAGTTCAGTATGAGTGAGCTTTGGCTTATTGCAGGTCATACTGAACAACTCGATGCTGTCGAAGTTGGTTGGCAT GTTAATCCAGGTCTATATGGAGATAATAGAACAAGACTTTTTACTCTTTGGACT AATGATAGTTTCCGGTCAACAGGTTGCTACAATCTAGACTGCTCTGGGTTCATTCAAGTCAACAAGGACATAGCTTTAGGTGCCGTCATCAGCCCTATTTCTAGCTATGGTGGACCCCAATATGAAATCACTTTATTAATCTGGAAG GATCCGAAGTCGGGGAATTGGTGGCTGCAGTATGAGAATCTATCTCCATTGGGCTACTGGCCTTCTTCTTTGTTCCGCTATTTGTCAGACAGTGCCTCCTTGATAGAATGGGGAGGGGAGGCTTTGGACCTAAAATCTAATGGTGGGCACACCTCCACAAAGATGGGCAGTGGCCATTTCCCAGGAGAAGGTTTCGGCAAAGCAAGCTACTTCAGAGACATTCAAATAGCTGACCAATCCAAccattttcaagctcctcaaggaatTAACAATTTCATCACAAGACCCTCCTGCTATGATGTGCGCCATGCCGACAAAGGTTACATCTACTATGGGGGACCTGGTAGAAATCCCAATTGTCCATAA